In the Carassius auratus strain Wakin unplaced genomic scaffold, ASM336829v1 scaf_tig00217212, whole genome shotgun sequence genome, CTAGCTAAGGAATCTCCTTGGGAGGGCCCCTCTGGAACAACACATTCTGTAATTGTGCGTTTCTGTGAGTGATGCTCAATGGTGCAAAAGTAACAGGAAGAGACCTAAATCACTGGATTATAAGTACAGGAACATATAGATGACTTCTGGCTTGCCTTCCTATGATAATGCTTTGTTACACAATTAGTTTGTTGGGACATTGAAATATATATCACCATGAatatttgggtaaaaaaaaaattcattcatttagtgttgtttttcagtataaattTCTAAACAAGTTAATATGGGAGGCAAAATGACATATGGTAATAAGACTcgttttcagagaatatatactgtatatatttaattaattttaaagctAAGAAATGTAGGTATGTGCAGTGATGTTAAAACATTAAACTACTTAACAACACAAAGAGATGGACTTTTTATTATTCAATCAACAGATGGACTAATATTTGCACAATATGGAGTGTTACTTGATGCTAGATGTTTCAGCTTTAAATAAGATGAAAATGTTGATGAAGAACATTTTTGCAAGGTGAGAATTAAGCAAAAGTCTGGTGGACAAAAACTCTGGGACTCATAACCAAGAAAGATTATACTAGAATAAACAGAAGAAAGCAGATGCAGCACTGTGCCACGTCTCTCACAGAGCAGGACTTAACCTCTGTCTAAACAAACAGCATCATCTAGTGGTCGGTCAACAGTACTGGCTtcaaaaagaagagaaaatatttaaagctttaaCAGCTGGAAACAAGCAGTGTTTACACTAAAGTGAAAAAAATTCAACATCTCTCAAAGAATTTCTTGTGAAAATATGCACTAACATCAAACAAGTGCACTCAGTTACAAAAGACAGACAtccataatgtaaatatatatttgaaacagcactttaaacaaaaggGTCAATAAGGGTCAAACAATCTGCAATATTTTCTATAAGTGCATGTGGCATGAGCTGGTTTGGTTTGTTCCTCTAGAGGATGCTTGCTACCATCTCTAATTGTAATATAGCCTCAGAAACTGGACATGACAGAAAGTAAGTAAAGCTTTATCCAAGATTGTAGGAAATAGAGATTTCAAAGAACCTAGCTTTTGCCGAGAAAAGGTTATgccttttatgaaaaaaatatgacaGGAAAGAGTAGGAGGGAGGAGGAGTGTGTGGGGTTGGGAAATTATGCTGTTTGGCCTCACACTTGTTTCCTCGCAGGAGCAGTAAAAACCGTATGTGCCATAAACATGTGTGCTACTGCTGTGCTATGGCTCTGTATTAACCACAGAACTTTGTTAGGTCAAAAGCAGTCCGgtatattttaggaattttaaacCAATGAACGCTAGTACACAGAACAATACTCTTGAAGTCTGCCCCAAAATCCACAGTAGTGTCATAACCCCACAGCTCTACCACAACATGAACCAAAACAAGCAGACAAAAGTTTTCTGAAGTTCTGATCAAGTCCACAGCTAAGGTCTTGAGGTTTCAGACTGCTTTGTCACAGCTTTGGCTTTACTTGCTCCAAAATAAACTAGGACATGTACATGAGAAAGTGCATTGGCTGCCAAAATGAATACTACAGCATCCTTGTAACTCTCAGCGTTATTCAAGATCTTACTCACTGACATAGTATGTGTTATAGGTAAAAAGTTAAGACTAAATTACCAAGTTCAAGCTGTGTATACTTGCTGACCAGCAAATTGTCAGCAATGCTAGAATGTTTGTGAATGTTAAATGAATGAAACTTGCCATCTCCTGAACCAAAATTACGATAAGTCAAATCTTCTTGTCATTGATGAATGGTTTTTCATCATAATTTTGCCTTAGCAACATTATATTAAACTACTGTTAATGTGTGActgattatatttactttttaggttcatgtttaataaaaaaatatatatattttcatatttcattaacaattactttgtcttgttttctagtacaacatttctaaacaaGCTGACTTGAAAAGCAAAATAACGTGATATTAGAGGCAAAATAAAActttgtcgttccaaacccataagacattcattcatcttcacaacacaaatgaagatatttctgatgaaatccgagagctttctaaccttgcatagacagcaatgaaaATAACACATTCAAGAAAAAGGCGGCAAGGAAATAGTTAAATGGGTGATGGATGTTCCTGCTCAAGTGTGTGATGTGGCAGGTTGGTCCTCGCTGCAGACATTTGGCAGgttctatagtttggatgtccatACTACTCATTTTCAAAGACTTCTGTCATTTACAACACTGGATCAGGAAAGACTTCACTTACTTTGTCCATGTGCTCTTCAGATTTACTCCCACCGCATTAGCCAGTGGTgtaagtcagagcagcttttcatatGCCGTGGGGGCCGCAGTCAGGGGTGCGGCTGCCACCAGGCAAACAGTTTTACATTGGGTGAGGGTTGCTATTTCCCTAGCCTATGAGGCGCGTGGTCAAACTTCACCTCTAGGAGTTAGTGCCCAATCAACCAGTGGAGTTGCATCTTCTATGGCTTAAGCAAGAGATGCGCCCTTTCAGCAAGTGTGTGATGTGGTAGGTTGGTCCTCtccgcacacatttgtcagattctatagttTGGATGTTGATGCTACTCCGGGCTCACATGCCCTTGAGTCCACATCCCAAAGTCATGTCTGAGACCTCTTCGACGTTTGTGCACACACTACACAACCTTGGGGGTCCAGACACTTACAGTGCGGCGGCGTTGGTATTCTCGTTCCCATTAGCGCTATTGAACGCAGCATTAAGAGTAGCTTTtgatagggaacatctcaggtttcttgactgtaaccctgttccctgaaaaagtgGGAACGAGATGCTGTGCCTCAATGTCGCACTGTCGACGTGTCCGGACGTCTCTTCAGACAAAGGGGTAACCTGAGGATGTTTCCgtttcacgtctatttataacctgcaggtgcacattatcagtgacgtcacctgccgaggttatttaagccaattcttggcgtttgacacacatgcttcacaacAGGTTGAACAAAGAATGTTttctcattagcgctattgagcgcagcatctcgttcctgctttttcagggaacagcgttacagtcaagtaaccagAGACGTTCGAtcttaaaaagacattttaaagagaATCTGAGATGGACAGAAGTTATTTTTGGGCTGAGACATACTTCTGAGCTGGAGAGACAATAATTCCACTGCCGATATCTGGAAAGTCTGGATTATGCCTTTTTAACCCCTGGACTAGATTGAGGGAAAGAAGAAAAATAGAAAACCCGATATCTGAGGAAAAGAAAGCGGATACAGATGACTccttttaaaggggtggttgactgcgatttcacttttttaacattagttaaacaataaatgcaaacttACAACACTGAAAGTGTCTTTTAAAAttttctggcagtttaatgcctacaagaATGGCTCATAGGGACTAAAACTACTTACTTCCTGGTTGACATCACAAACCCTGAAATTTACATAAACCTCACCCCCAGGAACATGTAACAAAGGCTGTGAGGCATGCTGTGCTTCtttggagaagaggaagagctgttgCCATGCCGTTAAAACTAGGGGTGCACAAAACatctatttatatatgaatgacTATTCAGTCTTTTAATGATTCTAATGGAAATCAATGTTGTAAGGCAGCAgttcttaataaaaaatgtaaaaaacattgaTGAATAAGCATTAATGATTGATTGACTTGACATACACTTCTTTGTTAAAGTGACCATTTTGATTCCAATAAATCTTTTCTTTGGGATGTTAACATCTGAAAAAGAAATGATTAACTCCAAAGGATTTCACAATTTCATGGTGCTTTTAAGTTATATCAGAAAGATCTTATTTACAAGTTTTAATTCACATAAACACTACAGCCAATACGACTTTATTAAGTCTCGAGATTCCAGTTTCGGGACATGTCAGTAAGAAAACATGGTGAACATAATGGACGGAGTGTCTGTATTGATGGTAAATttgttgaaattaataaaaattttcattttaaagctgaATGTATAAAATTTGATAGCAATGTacagttataaaataataattaatgattcaCTTAATGGAAGTTTTATAAATTCAGTGACAggttaaaacaagttaaaaaaaaattgtagtagagttaaaaaatatatatatttctctgttTTTTGTTGTATATAGAAAAACTCCCAGCCAGCATTTGACTGACATTCAGTGCATGTTTAATGTTTTCACATGAACTAAATTTAAACAAGATCTGCAAGGCAAGATTCACTTGAGAGTAAACATCTAAATCCCAACTGGGATAGGGATATGAACAAATTTTGCTCAAGGAATATTGCTTAATTGATAACATTCAGTGCATGTTTAATGTTTTCACATGAACTAAATTTAAACAAGATCTTCAAGGCAAGATTCACTTGAAAGTAAACATCTAAATCCCAACTGGGATGGGGATATGAACAAATTTTGCTTAAGGAATATTGCTTAATTGATAACTTCAGTTTTTCCAGTCCtcgtatcctttttttttttttttttgacttttagtTTAggtatttttttgggggggggggggtctctttTTCCTTTCCAGTTGTCATTAGTCTCATAGTTTTCCAGTTGTGTCTAGTTAATCTGGTTTGTCCTGTGTATATAAACCGTTGTCTACTTCCTAAATAGCATACTTTCTTCAGTAGTTAGTTACTTTGGAGGAGTAATCATTTTGCAGATGCAAAGAAAGTATATTCTATATAGTAAGCATGTGTGTAATATGAATGTAATCTAGATATACAACATTCCCCATGTTGTCATTATCACATGACCATCTAGAGTCCGTTATATTCCCTTATATACCCTTCACTCCCATTCATAAATCCACTTCTGTGGCCTCATGGGACAGTAAAAAATGTCCATAAGCACACTTCAGAAACTCATCAGAAATAGTAGGTCCTCTGGGTACTTTTTGTCTACTCCGTTACGTATAAAATGAATTTAGACATACTTCTTTTATCAAATTCTGTACTTTTTGGAATTGTTTCTTGGATTCCTggttttcttgtgtttttgtttcattctAATAAACTGCTTGCATAAGATCTTACACCAGTCCACCACTGACTTGATCAACATGACCTTCCTTTGATACTCTAAATCAAAAATGGTTATGGACATACTAATACACTAGATCATTTTCGCATCTCCATAAACAGATCCATATTCATCAGGAAACAAAACACCTCTTACAACACAACACCTCTTGAATTCCTTCACACAAATGTAGGTCAACATGTGCAGCAGACAATAACATGTCCAAGTGTGTCCAGACGAGGCAGATTGTGTGATGTAAACCATCTGCCTCATAAACTGGGATTTGAGAGTTAAAGGTGTAGCAATTTTTGGAAGATTTATGCTGATGTTTTATACTCTGGaaatttatgaaagaaaaaactCTGGACTATTGATTAATAGGTTTTGTGTCAGAAAAATCAACTGTAAAGAAATATGGTGACACCAAAAAAGGTTGAAGATGAAACTTTTCAGCCTCAAGGCTTTGCTTTCCACATTTacagaacaataaaaaataaaggattcCAGGGAAACACGTAGGTCTCTTCCTTGTTGTCTTACAGTAATTTACTGTGTTTGTGCACTGGTATACTGTATACTAGTCCACAGTATAATACCATAGTtttagtcaaaaatacagtaatataagaAGTACTGTGAGTGtcacaataatcagaaatgtcttgtaGAAAATCACAGTAATTACCAATGTATTGTAGAAAACAAAATAAGCGATTATGTACTTTAAAACTACAGTAACCAACAAtgtgctataaaaaaaattaaataaaaaatcatagaAACGTATCATATAACCAATTAAAACCTGCTTAGTTTTCACCAGAGCAGGTGCGACTACTTGTAACTTGAATGTGTTTGGCTTCAGGTGTCTTTTGCTTCCAGTTATTTTACCTGTACAAACACAGCCCATTATACTGCTTCATACAAACCTttaattatcatattattttaacttaAGTATCATAGTCATAAATTAACCCCCAAGAACACAAATTCACTGTACTGCCATACACCATAAAAAAGCTGCAACTGCTTTAATGTTTAGGTGCCAAAATGCAGCAAAGATGGTTTTCTGATTATAAAACCTGGACAGATGGCGCGCCAGACAAACCACCTATGacataaatattttcaaacaacTGTGGGCAGACGCAAGAGGCCGTTGTCATTCAGTTGAGACTATTTAGTAGTTTTATGAATATATTCTAAAAAGGTTAGAATATGTTTTAAAGGCAAATGATGGTAATGCAccttaatacaaaaaatatattttccggGTACTGTATTATTTTATCCAACCCCTGtatgtgaaatgttttgcatgttttgtttcCATATGTAATAATAATCATGCTATATGGCTAGTATTGTAGCCTATATCTTGTATATTCTCACTGATATATTGAATCAATCATTTAATATATCAAAAAAGACATTACAGATCATAGGCACCAGCCTACAAAGACacaaaaaagctgaaaacacCCCACCCAGATGCGAACATTAGTATTGCAAATGACACGGTAATGAcgaagatttaaataaaaacctgCATGGTTGTAAATAAAAGACAGATGCGTATAATAATTTGTACGGTAATGAACCAGCTCtacacaaaacacaacataattAACTATTATTTCATAATACTCCAGGATTTTCACAGAATTTTCAGTGGAAGGTATGTGGCGCTGGTTAGATACCActttataaagtcataattaaagaaacagaaaatactgtCTGGGtacatttttcataatgttttaaaaaaaattcaaaaacaaagtTTTCTGTTATGGTTAGGGGTAGGAAATTTAATGACAGTTAAAACTTCTGTGCAATGATTGCCTCGTCCAAAGTTCCTGAAATGTTGAtagtaataaaagtaaattaaacaaTGAATAAGTTTAAATCTCATGTTTAATGAATTTATCAAATACAAAGTTAAAAGTCAAAAGAATAAGtgattaaatcaaatatttatgaaaatacactAACAGGCTGGATAAACATAGGCCTACATCTCACAAACTCACATGACAAAACAAACTGCATTAAGAACAAAAACTAGATTTGCaagatgaaattatattttaaaggtgaAAAAGGTCTAGtcttaacaacaataataataatgccaatCTATACCCTGTGTAGTACATTTGATTGTAATGATTACACTTGAAAGATAGAAGTGTAAAAGTTTTATCTAAAATTTTTAAATCATAGGATGCTCAGAATAAAACTGTGATTCTGGTCAGAAACTTGTTACACAATGTGCAAAACAAACACCTCATCACGAGAAGCCTGTATTTGTTCATTTCTAACCTACTGGGTACATCCAACTTACTGtcacagaaatatttattttgctgtttattaTCCTCAGTTCTGTTTACACTGCTTAGTCTTCAGCTCTGTGTTACCTGTCAAGTTAACATAACACTTATCATTGAAGAGAATATTATACATTTgcaaacacaacatttttatagGAATATTGGTCTTCAGAtgaaaaagaatgtgtggaaAGATGATAAAACTGAACGTTTTCCAGCACATCTCTTTTTTTCCAATGTTGTATTGCACTTCTTGAGGTCTTAAAAAGAAGAGGGagaaaaaagacattttttttttttttttttttggtgtcacAATGAAGCAGACAATCAATGACAGCCAAttagaaaatgttattaaaggaatagttcatcctaaaataaaaaaaattctgtcattatttactcactctcaagttgttccaaacctgtgtgagatTCTCTCTtctattgaacacaaaataaaatatttttaagaatggtTCCAACCTAACAATTGGTGGCAGCGTctgactgttaaaaaaaaacgaatattatatgtaaaatatatatatatttttttactttttttatacaggTTTAGGacaatgtgagggtgagtaaattatgaaaaacTTTTGTGAACTATCAATTTAACACTTAGCAATCAAATACTCAGTATATAGAGAGTTATGAGTGAATATGAAAATACACAATACCTCTTTTAAATCATTAAGCCATCCTTTAAATCGTTATGTTTTTCTCGTTTctctattaaaatgaaaagaaacacaCATAGTCACAATCTTAATCgcgtaataataaaaaaaaatgttatgcttaaTTTAATACGTTCTTTGTCATGTACatacttttttcttctgtgtgatcCGGACCGTTCCTCTTTTCTTTGACGAAGTGACCATCGTGTTCATGGTAAATTGCAGAAATCTTTTCAAGCAGTTGGTTAACTTGAGTCTGATCATTGACATCCTTGTTATTCAGTGCATGAAATCTTTTGCCGTACAATTTTACAAGATTTTCAATCTCTGGATTCTCCTTAATATACTCTTCAATATCTTTGTTTTCTAGATAATCCTTTCCAGAGAACAGGatcattgtttgttttcttgatttgTGAAGACACGCATGTATGCGATCAATTATTTTGAGGTTTTCTGAGGTAACTTGTCCCGCTCTGATTACAATCATAATGACATGTGGCCCTGGAGCAGCATATGACAAAGACTGGGAGACTGAATCATTCACTTCTGTTGCTTCCTTAAAGCCAGGAGAATCAATCAACACTAAGTTAATCCCAGACCTTCTGGTTTTATTAACCGGCGATTGGcttatttcagttttgttatcCTTTCCTAAAAGTGTGGTAATGGTTGAGGTCTTTCCTACCCCAGCCATTCCCAAGACAACAACTCTGACTTCTTCACTTGTCTTGTCCATTGGTTCTGTAGTGTCTTTCTTGTGCCTCTTCATATGTGCATCTGAATGTCCTATAGTTTCTTCAGATGTGACTTGATCTTGTTCTGGTTTTACGATAATTTTTTCATCTTGATTTTCACTCTGCGAACTCTCCTTAGAGTTTTCATTCATTCCCTGTGTTTCTTTTAGATCCTTTAACAACTTGTTTAAATTCTTCACAGATGAACGATCTTTGTTGTTCCAGGTGTACACTCGATTTCCACAGCACTGAATGATAATCTTCAGTGCTCCCTCTTCTTCTGTAATAAACTGATCAAAGGATTTTGACTCAAGGTTATCATGGAATGAAAACAGAATTGTAGTATGAGTAAAAAAATCTTCTCCTAGGATTTTACGTAACTGTGGAATCATTTGCATTTCTTTTGCTGTATAGGAACCAATGGGGATGACCATGAGAAAAGCATAATGCCCATTAAGTGATGCAGTGGCTGCCTTTATTTGTGATGCGACCTCATCCTCAGAGATTTTAGTACAGTGCCATCCAGGAGTGTCCACAACTGTGACTTCCATTCCATGAATTCTCGCTGTTTCAGTCTGGTTTGATACTGTGACTGACTGAGTAGATGCATAagatttaaaaacctttttaccAAGTATGGTGTTTCCTGAAGCACTTTTACCAGACCCCGTCGTGCCAAGCAGGATAACCTGCAATTTATCCTGGGCTTCCATTCTCAAGGTAGTGTGTCACACTGTCCAGCAAGCAGTATGCCCTAAAGAAAGAATAATACAGATTAATGTCACATTAATTTTGTGGAATAAAAAGTATTTACAACAACAATAACTTTCAACACCAGTGACTTCTAGGAAGTCTTCTGCTTCTTTCCCATGCTCCCCTGCAAATGTCTGTTCTGGGAGTAGGCCT is a window encoding:
- the LOC113100262 gene encoding GTPase IMAP family member 7-like, which codes for MEAQDKLQVILLGTTGSGKSASGNTILGKKVFKSYASTQSVTVSNQTETARIHGMEVTVVDTPGWHCTKISEDEVASQIKAATASLNGHYAFLMVIPIGSYTAKEMQMIPQLRKILGEDFFTHTTILFSFHDNLESKSFDQFITEEEGALKIIIQCCGNRVYTWNNKDRSSVKNLNKLLKDLKETQGMNENSKESSQSENQDEKIIVKPEQDQVTSEETIGHSDAHMKRHKKDTTEPMDKTSEEVRVVVLGMAGVGKTSTITTLLGKDNKTEISQSPVNKTRRSGINLVLIDSPGFKEATEVNDSVSQSLSYAAPGPHVIMIVIRAGQVTSENLKIIDRIHACLHKSRKQTMILFSGKDYLENKDIEEYIKENPEIENLVKLYGKRFHALNNKDVNDQTQVNQLLEKISAIYHEHDGHFVKEKRNGPDHTEEKKKREKHNDLKDGLMI